From a region of the Micropterus dolomieu isolate WLL.071019.BEF.003 ecotype Adirondacks linkage group LG21, ASM2129224v1, whole genome shotgun sequence genome:
- the LOC123960211 gene encoding surfeit locus protein 4-like, translated as MRNLALSGGLLLLLAEGRGEARTVFAGVPSLGHQSSPKNLLQLGGRVLLVLMFMTLLHFDLSLFSVLQNLVGTALIVLVAVGFKTKLAALTLVAWLLCINFTFNAFWSIPSYKPMHDFLKYDFFQTTSVIGGLLLVVALGPGGVSMDEKKKEW; from the exons ATGAG GAACCTGGCTCTGAGCGGGGgtctcctgctgctcctggcGGAGGGTCGAGGGGAGGCGCGCACCGTGTTCGCAGGAGTTCCTTCTCTCGGCCATCAGAGTTCCCCGAAGAACCTCCTGCAGCTCGGAGGCCGAGTCCTCCTGGTCCTCATGTTCATGACGCTGCTGCACTTCGATCTCAGCCTCTTCAGC GTCCTGCAGAACCTGGTGGGGACGGCCCTCATCGTGCTGGTGGCGGTGGGCTTCAAGACGAAGCTGGCGGCTCTGACTCTGGTCGCCTGGCTGCTCTGCATCAACTTCACCTTCAACGCCTTCTGGAGCATCCCGTCGTACAAACCCATGCACGACTTCCTCAAGTACGACTTCTTCCAGACCACGTCGGTGATCGGAggcctgctgctggtggtggccCTGGGGCCCGGGGGGGTCTCCATGGACGAGAAGAAGAAGGAGTGGTGA